From Chlamydia avium 10DC88:
TACAATTTGTGAGCGTTTGTATTCTCCTCGAACTTCTAAAGAGTAATAAGGAACCTCTAAGGGAATATTAATAACAAACGGCTGTGGAAATAATGCTCTGAGGTAAGTATGAGGTAGGGTAGGTTGTTGTAAAAGAAACTCCGTATGGTTTTTCTTATTATCGATAGTTAAACTCCCATGAATATAGGACTGTGCAGCTCCTCCAAATACTGCTAATGAAGATCCCTGGATTCGAGTATAACGTATATTTTTCTTAAGAGATATTTCAGAGTTTTTTAATTCTATCGATAAATTGGGATCCTTAGGGGAAAAGGAGAGAGAATGCAAATAGGCGTGTAAAGAGATTTCACTATGTTTCCACTTAAAAATATCTAGCGGGATAATTGCATGAGAAATATCTGCTCGTATTTGCTGACTAGAAATCTTCGTAGATGAAGGAAGTATTTCAGAACATAAAAATGAGGCTAACTGTGGTTGCACTTCAAGAAAAGACGTGCTTCCTTCAGTAACATAAAATGTAGACTGATGGATATGTCCTTTTAGCTTTGCCTGCATTTGGCTTCCAGTTACCTCTGCTGTCATGATCACTTTCCCATTCACATTAGATGCAGATACCTGTGCATTAAGAACACTTTCATGAGAAAAAATACGATCCCAGGTAGGGTGAGCTATGAACAATTTAATAAAGGAAGCTGGGACAGATTCTAGTTGAGCAGAAATATTAACCTCTGGCGAGATTCTACTTTCAATAAAAATTCTTCCTATAACATTTCCTTCTGTAGCAACTCCTTTTACTATGAGTTTTTGTGGGGTCTTTTCAACATAAAATCCTGAAAGAAAAAGTGTATCTCCTTTCACTGTCTTCATTACTACTGAACCATGTTCAGAAGTTACTGATGAACTATTAGATAAAAAGGCAAAAATAGCTCCTGGATCTAAATTCCCTATAGAAGGTTGGTCTATGGTGAGATTTTCATCAATTTGCAATGACCATCCTGACAAAGTAATTGCTTTAGGGTTTTGATATAAAAGAAGACGAGGTAAAGATCCCTCAATGTTTATAGTTTCCGCAGAAAATAACTCTCCTTGGTTATCTTTACCAATGATCTTTACCTTTTTTGCACTCTGGGGTCCCCACCAGGATAGCTTTAAATCCTCAACTGTACAGGATAATCCTGTTTCCTTATGAATTAAGGAGAGAACAAGGTATTTCCCCGACCCAATGGAAAGAAGAGTAGGTAAAAAAAATACAAATATCCCTAAACTTAAAGCTATTCCTAAGGTCTTAAACCAAGATACACGTTTCATCATAGCTGCCTAGCAATATCTTTAAGGGTTAAATTATAAATACTATGTTCCGATTGATCTAACATCCCTTGAAAGTTCATTTGCACTAAACTTAACGCGACCTCTGCTCTAGCTGAATTCAATTGATGTACGTGCAGCAATTTTTCAATGATATCCTTAATTGTCATCTCTGAAATATAAAGAGATGGCTTATATGTATTTTTATAAGATAAAACTAGACCTTCATTTTCTAGAATCTCCAAGCATTGAGAAATTTCACCAATAGGAACTTTAGAATCTTTCGCTAGGCTTTCCAGAGTAGGTGAGGGATATCCTTTATCAAAATTTCCTGATACTACGGCAAGAATGTAAGTACTGATTAATAGCTTTGTATAACAATTAGGCAGATACTTATCTGTAGAAAACACAAAGCTATATCCCTTATTTTGAATTAGAAAAGTTAAAGTCCCTCCAAACAAATAAAGACAAGCATAAAAATAAAGAAGTAGTAGAAATGAGGGTAGAGCAACTAAAGCTCCGTAAGTGAAACTATAATTAAATAGGTAAAACTGTAAGCAAAAGAAAATTTTCTGAAAAATTATCCATAAAGTTCCTGCTGTCAAGGCAGCAATACATGCTGCTGTTTTTTTCACAGAAACTCTTGGTAAGAAGGCATAACAAAAAAACAAAACCAAATAAATGCATAAATAGGGAATACACACAGATAAGAAATACACAATAGTCATGAAATAGTTAATAGAAAATAGTCGAGAATATTGTGTAGGAATGATTTGCGTAATACACACCCAAAAACCAGAAATAATAATGAACAGCATCGGACTAATTAGTGTGATTACTAGGTAAGAAATAAGCCTACGGATAGATATAGGTGTCCATCCCATTCTAAAAATCTTATTTAAGCTATCCTCTAAAGATAGTAACATAAGAATCCCAGCCCAACAAAAAACGAAAAAACTTCCAACGAGGACCAAACCTACATGATTTGTTGTGGAACGATGAGCAACATCAACAATTGCTAAAATAGGTTCTTTATAATCAGGGAATTTAACTAACAGCCACTTCTGCCAATCTAAATCTAAGAATAAAGATTGTGATAACCTTAAGAAAAATACCAGTATGGGAATACACCCAAATAACCCATAATAACTTAAAACACAGGCTTCTTTAGCTACTTCATTTCTGAATAAAAGCTTGGGTGCAAGTAAAAAAGACTTAAGAATATGATTATTTCGAAAACTCGAATTTTGTTTTTTTTTGATAATGACGAGAACTTTCGAAACATAATTTATATACTAAAATCATTTTTTACCTATTTTAATAAAAAATGATTATTTCATTTCGAATTTTCTTTATTATTCATTATCAATTTTGATACATGAAATCATGAGAAATAACGGAAATTCTTCACGACAAAGATTTTCTGCTTTTTCTCGGCTTCCTAAAGATTTTTTAGGGGACACCCATTCTTCCATATGCTCAATCACAAACCCACATGCAGATAAAACTTGTACCCAGTAACTTAAAGGAAAATGAAAGGAAAGAGAAGTTTCAGACTGCTTTTTACCAGGATGAGTTAGGATAGGGATTTTCATATGAGATAAATAGCGGTCGATCTTGCGCGACATTAATTTTTTATTTTCATCATAATGCCATGAAGAGCATCGAGGTATCCGAAAACAAGGATGATTCAATACTAAGAAGAAGCGTCCCTGAGATTTAAGAAGTCGAGCTGTATTTTGAACTGCCTTGTCCGGAGACGCCATATTCTGCAAAGAAAGAATAGCCACTGCAGAAGAAAACGTATGGAATTCAGAACAAGTATCTAACTTCTTTGTGAGATCTTGGACAATAAAGCGATGACTTTTAGATTTCCTAAGTTTAGTTGCAATAGCCACTAAACTTGGAGAAATGTCAATTCCTAAATAGCCACAGTCCTTAGGAATTGCTCTTTCTAAAATTCCTTGCCCACACCCAATGTCTACCAGAGAGCTGTGTTGATTTAAAGATAATATAGGAAGAAGACGAGGCAAAATGACTTCTCTATGATAGAAGTGCCCCTCATATTGGACTATTTTATGATAATCCTTGGCTATGGGCTCCCAAGAAGTTGATTGCCCATTTTTTTTCTTAATAGGTAGCGATTTTTTATTATAGAAATACTTAGGCATCCATAAAGTTTATATGAAAAATAAAAATAAGCAAGAGAAAACTACGTA
This genomic window contains:
- a CDS encoding class I SAM-dependent methyltransferase, which produces MPKYFYNKKSLPIKKKNGQSTSWEPIAKDYHKIVQYEGHFYHREVILPRLLPILSLNQHSSLVDIGCGQGILERAIPKDCGYLGIDISPSLVAIATKLRKSKSHRFIVQDLTKKLDTCSEFHTFSSAVAILSLQNMASPDKAVQNTARLLKSQGRFFLVLNHPCFRIPRCSSWHYDENKKLMSRKIDRYLSHMKIPILTHPGKKQSETSLSFHFPLSYWVQVLSACGFVIEHMEEWVSPKKSLGSREKAENLCREEFPLFLMISCIKIDNE
- a CDS encoding YihY/virulence factor BrkB family protein gives rise to the protein MIKKKQNSSFRNNHILKSFLLAPKLLFRNEVAKEACVLSYYGLFGCIPILVFFLRLSQSLFLDLDWQKWLLVKFPDYKEPILAIVDVAHRSTTNHVGLVLVGSFFVFCWAGILMLLSLEDSLNKIFRMGWTPISIRRLISYLVITLISPMLFIIISGFWVCITQIIPTQYSRLFSINYFMTIVYFLSVCIPYLCIYLVLFFCYAFLPRVSVKKTAACIAALTAGTLWIIFQKIFFCLQFYLFNYSFTYGALVALPSFLLLLYFYACLYLFGGTLTFLIQNKGYSFVFSTDKYLPNCYTKLLISTYILAVVSGNFDKGYPSPTLESLAKDSKVPIGEISQCLEILENEGLVLSYKNTYKPSLYISEMTIKDIIEKLLHVHQLNSARAEVALSLVQMNFQGMLDQSEHSIYNLTLKDIARQL